The following coding sequences lie in one Arachis hypogaea cultivar Tifrunner chromosome 9, arahy.Tifrunner.gnm2.J5K5, whole genome shotgun sequence genomic window:
- the LOC112711219 gene encoding probable methyltransferase PMT3, protein MSRGRADGSPKKRLIASICVVAIFLGFLYVFGGSIFGSQNGGSSTLDYGKSLKRLGSSYLGSDDDTDSKQDESSSNLGKGDVEDDIIPKSFPVCDDRHSELIPCLDRHLIYQMRMKLDLSVMEHYERHCPPAERRYNCLIPPPPGYKIPIKWPQSRDEVWKANIPHTHLAHEKSDQNWMVVKGEKINFPGGGTHFHYGADKYIASIANMLNFSNNNLNNEGRLRTVLDVGCGVASFGAYLLSSDIIAMSLAPNDVHQNQIQFALERGIPAYLGVLGTKRLPYPSRSFELAHCSRCRIDWLQRDGILLLELDRLLRPGGYFAYSSPEAYAQDEEDLRIWREMSDLVGRMCWRIAAKRNQTVIWQKPLTNDCYMEREPGTHPPLCQSDSDPDAVWGVNMEACITPYSDHDNRVKGSGLAPWPARLTSPPPRLADFGYSSDMFEKDTELWKRRVEKYWNLLSPKIKSNTLRNIMDMKAHMGSFGAALRDKNVWVMNVVPKDGLNTLKLIYDRGLIGTTHDWCEAFSTYPRTYDLLHAWTVFSDLEKKDCSQEDLLIEIDRILRPSGYIIIRDKQPVIDFVKKYLTALHWEAVATADSSSDSDQDSDEVVFIVQKKLWLTSESFRDTE, encoded by the exons ATGTCGAGGGGAAGAGCTGATGGATCACCGAAGAAACGTTTAATTGCTTCCATTTGTGTTGTGGCAATTTTTCTTGGTTTCCTGTATGTCTTCGGTGGATCCATCTTTGGCTCTCAAAATGGTGGTTCATCCACTCTTGACTATGGAAAATCGTTGAAACGACTTGGGTCATCATATTTGGGTTCGGATGATGACACTGATAGCAAGCAAGATGAATCTTCATCGAATTTAGGGAAGGGAGATGTGGAAGATGATATAATACCCAAGAGTTTCCCT GTCTGTGATGATCGCCATTCTGAGTTGATTCCTTGCTTAGATAGACATCTTATCTATCAAATGAGGATGAAGCTGGATCTGTCTGTGATGGAACACTATGAAAGACATTGCCCTCCTGCCGAAAGGCGGTACAATTGCTTGATTCCCCCTCCACCTGGATACAAG ATCCCTATTAAGTGGCCACAAAGCAGAGATGAGGTGTGGAAAGCAAATATCCCACATACTCACCTTGCACATGAGAAGTCTGATCAGAATTGGATGGTTGTCAAAGGTGAAAAGATAAATTTTCCTGGAGGAGGAACTCATTTTCATTACGGTGCTGATAAATACATTGCATCGATTGCTAAT ATGCTCAACTTTTCAAACAATAATCTAAACAACGAAGGAAGGTTGCGGACAGTGCTTGATGTTGGCTGTGGTGTTGCTAGTTTTGGAGCTTACCTCCTTTCATCTGATATCATTGCAATGTCCTTGGCACCAAATGATGTGCATCAAAATCAAATCCAGTTTGCCTTAGAAAGAGGAATTCCTGCATATTTGGGTGTCCTGGGAACCAAGAGACTCCCTTACCCAAGCAGATCTTTTGAACTTGCTCATTGTTCTCGTTGTCGAATTGATTGGCTTCAAAGAGATGGAATACTACTACTTGAATTAGATCGATTGTTGAGGCCAGGAGGTTATTTTGCATACTCGTCTCCAGAAGCATATGCACAGGATGAAGAGGATCTAAGGATATGGAGAGAAATGAGTGACCTTGTGGGACGCATGTGTTGGAGAATAGCTGCAAAAAGGAACCAAACTGTCATTTGGCAAAAACCTTTGACAAATGATTGCTATATGGAAAGAGAGCCTGGTACCCACCCCCCTCTTTGTCAGTCTGATAGTGACCCAGATGCTGTGTGGGGAGTAAATATGGAAGCTTGTATAACACCTTACAGTGATC ATGACAACAGAGTTAAAGGTAGTGGATTAGCTCCATGGCCTGCAAGATTGACTAGTCCTCCTCCTAGACTAGCTGACTTTGGCTATTCAAGTGATATGTTTGAAAAGGACACG GAACTTTGGAAAAGGAGAGTAGAGAAATACTGGAATCTCTTGAGTCCCAAAATCAAATCAAACACACTGAGGAACATAATGGATATGAAAGCACACATGGGTTCATTTGGAGCTGCTCTTAGAGATAAGAATGTTTGGGTGATGAATGTTGTACCCAAAGATGGATTAAACACACTCAAGCTCATCTATGATAGAGGCCTCATAGGCACTACCCATGATTG GTGTGAAGCATTTTCAACGTACCCTCGAACCTATGATTTACTCCATGCATGGACCGTCTTCTCCGACCTAGAAAAGAAAGATTGCAGCCAGGAGGATCTGTTGATTGAGATTGATCGTATCCTCAGACCATCCGGTTACATAATCATACGCGATAAACAACCGGTGATTGACTTTGTAAAGAAGTACCTAACCGCGTTGCACTGGGAAGCAGTGGCAACTGCAGATTCCAGTTCTGACTCTGACCAGGACAGCGATGAGGTTGTTTTTATCGTCCAGAAGAAATTGTGGCTGACCAGCGAAAGCTTTAGGGATACAGAATAG